CGAGGGCCGGCTGCCAGCCGGTGCAGGCGAGCAGGTACAGGCCCCACCAGACGAGACTGTCCCCGAAGTAGTTCGGGTGCCGCGTCCACGCCCACAGGCCCCGGTCCATGATCCGTCCCCGGTTGGCCGGGTCCGCCTTGAAACGGGCCAGCTGGCGGTCGCCGACGGCCTCGAAGGCGAGTCCGGTCGCCCACACCGCGAGCCCGCCGTACGCCAGGGCGTCCAGGGGCGCGGAGCTGTAGGAGGCGGCCTGGACGGGGAGGGAGATCAGCCAGACGAGCGCCCCCTGGCCGAGGTAGACGACACGGAGCGCGTACAGGGTCCGGCTGCCGGGCGCCTTGTCGAGGAGGGCGGTGTAGCGCGGGTCCTCGCCGTGTCCCCGGGAGCGGTGGGCGATGTGCGCCGCCAGCCGCAGGCCCCAGACGACGGTCGCCGCCGCGACGAGCAGGCGGCGGCCGTCGTCGCCGTGCCCGGCGGACAGCAGCCAGGTCACGACGGCGACGGCGGCGAACGCGATGCCCCAGGCGATGTCGACGATACGGTGCAGACCGCGGCGTACGCCGACGGCGAAGGTGGCGAGGAGCACCGTCAGCGCCGCACCCGCCGTGGCGGCGAGGTTGACGCCGAGGGCGCTCCAGTCGGTGGCGCTCACGCCGGGCTCGCGGGGGCGTGCCAGGCGGCGGGGGTGGCGGGCATGTCCGACGCTCCTTCGCGGGTGGGCCGTACGGCGCGGATCTGGTCGACGCCGCCCATGCGGCGTTCGGGGAACGCGGGCGACGCGCCGGCGAGGTCGGGCGCGTCCGCGGTGCCCGCGACGCTGCCGTCCCACGCGCGGACGCGCACGGGCAGGGGGCCGGGGACGACGTGGCCGAGGGGCCGCGCGGGTCGGTCGGCGGCCCTCATCGGGGCGTTCCCTCGGTGAGGAGGAGCTGGCGGACGTCGAGGTAGCGGGAGCGGAATCCGGCCTCCGAGTAGGCGAGGTAGAACTCCCACATGCGCTGGAAGACCGGGTCGAAGCCGAGGCCGGTGACGACCGGGCGGTGGGCGGTGAACCGTTCGCGCCACAGCCGCAGCGTCTCGGCGTAGTGCTCGCCGAAGCCGTCGTCGGCGGCCGTGCGCAGACCGGCGGCGGCGGAGTGCGCGGCGATGGCCTCGCGGGACGGGATCAGGCCGCCGGGGAAGACGTACTTGCTGATGAAGGTGTGGGTGGCGGCGGTGTGGAGCATCTGCCGGTGGCCCATGGTGATGGCCTGCAGGGCGATCCTGCCGCCGGGGGCGAGCGCCCGCCGCAGGGCGGTGAAGTAGGCCGGCCAGTAGTCGGCGCCGACCGCCTCGATCATCTCGACGCTGACGACGGCGTCGTACCGGCCCTCGATGTCGCGGTAGTCGCGCAGCTGGACGTCCACCCGGTCGGCGAGCCCGGCCGCCGCTATCCGCTCGCGGGCCAGGGCCGCCTGCTCCTCGGAGAGGGTCAGGGTGGTGACCCGGGCGCCGCGGGCGGCGGCCCGCAGGGCGAGTTCGCCCCAGCCGGTGCCGATCTCGAGGAGTCGGGTGCCCTCGCCGGCGCCGGCGAGGTCCAGGAGCCGGTCGATCTTGCGGTGCTGGGCGGAGGCGAGGGAGTCGAAGCGGGCGGGGAAGGCACGGAAGATCGCGGAGGAGTAGGTGAGGGTGGGGTCGAGGAACGCGGCGAACAGGTCGTTGGACAGGTCGTAGTGGCGCTGGATGTTGGTACGGGCCCCGTCGCGGGTGTTCCGGTCGCCGGCCGGGCGGGCGGACACCCAGAGGCCGCGGAGCCGCCGCAGCGGGGCGGGGACCAGCTCGTCGACGTGGCCGGCGAGGACGGTCAGGACGCCGGCCAGGTCGTCGCTGTCCCATTCGCCGGCCATGTAGGACTCGCCGAAGCCGATCAGCCCGTGCCGGCCGACGCGCCGGTGGAAGGCGTCCGGGTCGTGCAGGACCAGTCGCGGCCCGACGGTCGCCGGGCGGGCACCCGCCGGCGGTGCGATCAGGTCCAGCCGGCGCAGTGCGCGCCCCACCAGGTACCGGGCGACGGCGGTCCGGGCCGGGCCGGCCGGGGGGATCCGGGCCACGTCCGGCCAGCGGCCGGCGTCGACGTCCGCACGGCTGCCCGGCGGCGTCCGCCCGGGGACGTCCAGGGTGCGGCTCTCGGAGGTGAGGGCGGAGCGGGTCACGACGGCATGCCTTTCTGCGGGGCGGAACGAGGACGGGGGTGCACGGGCAGCCCGCGCAGCAGCAGGTGGACACCGTGGCGGCGGATGCCGGCCGACACCGCGGCGGTGGACCAGGGCCTGCGCGCGGCCGCGGCCAGCAGACCGGGCACGGTGGCGGGCCGGCGGCGGCCCCGGACGACGGCGGTGAACGCCCTGCCGGTGTCGTGCTCCAGGTGGACGGTCAGGGCCAGGCGTTCCCCGGGGAGCGGCAGCCGCATCCGGTAGCGGCCCTCGACCGCGAAGAACGGGGAGACGTAGAACTCCTTGTCCACCGCCGCCTCGTCCGCCTCGTCCGTCCGCAGCAGGTAGCAGTGCCGCTGACCGTACGTGTTGTGGACCTCGGCGACGACGCACACCAGGGCGCCGGACGCGTCGTGGCACCAGTACACGCTCAGCGGGTTGAAGACGTACCCGAACACCCGGGCGTGCGCCAGCATCACCACCCGCCCGCCGCCCAGGTCGACGCCGTGCGCGGCGAGGAAGGCGTCGAGCCCGGCGCGGAGGGACCCGGAGGTGCCGCCGAAGTGGTCGCGGGCGTCGAACCGGGCCAGCGGGCGCAGCGGCCGGGGCAGCACCGGCAGGTGGTCGAGGTCCACGCACCACAGGTAGGTGCGGTGCCGCAGCGCGTGGTGCAGCGGCGTGCGGCGGACGTGCGTGATCACGCACTCGTACAGCGCCGCGGAGGTCCCGCGCACGGGGGCCGTGGACACGACGCCGCCTCCGGTGCGGGTCACCAGCGGACTCCCAGGGAGCGGGCGGCCTCGACGCCGGAGCGGCAGCCGTCCTCGTGGAAGCCCCATCCGTGCCAGGCGCCCGCGTACGCGGTCACCCCGGTGTTGAGGCGGGGCAGTTCCTTCTGCGCCGCGACCGACGCGGGCGTGTAGACGGGGTGTTCGTACACCATCCGCTCCACCACGCGGTCCGGTGCGATGCCGTCGTCGCCGCCCAGTGTGACGACGTAACCGGAGCCGGCGGGCAGGCGCTGGAGGCGCTCCATGTCGTAGCTGACGCGCACGGGAGCGGTGGACGGCTCGCAGCCGGTCATGCGGTAGTTCCAGCTCGCGCGTGCGCCGGCGGAGCGGGGCAGGAGCGAGGTGTCGGTGTGCAGCACGGTGGGGTTGCGGGAGTAGCGGAAGGCGCCCAGGAGCCGCCGTTCGTCGTCGGTGGGGTCGGCGAGCAGGCGGAGCGCCTGGTCCGGGTGCGTGGCGATCACGACGGCGTCGTACGCCTCGCCCGCGCCGTCACCGGTGGTGACGAGGGCGCCGCCGCCGGTGCGCCGGACGGCCTCGACCGGGCTGCCGGCACGGACGCGGTGGACGCTCTTGGCGGCCGCGGCGACGTAGGCGGACGAACCGCCGGTGACGGTCTTCCACTGCGGGGAGCCGGTGATCGACAGCAGCCCGTGGTGGCGCAGGAAGGCGAACAGGTACGCGGCCGGGTACGACAGCGCGGTGCGGGCGGGGCAGGACCACACGGCGGCGACGAGCGGCAGGGCGAAGTGACTGACGAAGTAGGAGGAGTACCCGCCCTCGCGCAGGAAGTCCCCGAAGGTGACGTCCGCGGGGGCCCCGCGCGCCAGCAGGCGCCGGGCGTCGCGGTGGAAGGCCGGCACCTCGGCGAGGAGCCGCAGGTACCTGCCCCGCAGCGCGGCCCGCGAGGCGAACAGCCCCGCCGGGCCCCGGGCGCCGGCGTACTCCAGACCGCAACCGTCGCACCGCACCGACATGCTCATCTCGGCGTCCTGCGTACCGATCTCCAGCTCCCGGAACAGCCGGAGCAGGGTGGGGTAGGTGCGCTCGTTGTGCACGATGAACCCCGAGTCCACGGCGATCGCCCGCCCGCCGGGTCCGGGGAGCTCCCGGGTGTGGGCGTGCCCCCCGAGCCGCCCTTCCGCCTCGTACAGGGTGACCTCGTACGAGGCCGCCAGGACGTAGGCGGCCGTGAGACCCGCCACCCCCGCGCCCACGACCGCCGCCTTGCGTCGTTCCACCACGTCCGCTCCCGCCCTTCGCCCCACCGCTCGACCGCCGTGCCTCACCTGTACTTCGGAGCGGACGGCCCGACGGATGCGGGCGCGTGCGCGGCTCCGGGTGTTCGCTCAGTGGGCCCGGGGGCCCTGCGGGGCGAAGACGCGCCACATCCAGACCTGCCCGTAGGCGATGGCGGCCAGGACGGGCAGCACCACCACGGCCAGGAGGCCGAGGGAGGCCGAGTCCGCCACGGCTTCGGTGAGGGTGAGCGCGCCGGTGCCGGAGCGGGTGGCCAGGACCGTGGTGCCGTTGACGACGCCGACCGCCGCGGGCAGCGCGAGCACCGGGGCGGTGCCGAGCAGCAGCGCCGCGCCGGGGCGGCCCGCCGTACGGAGCCGTTCGGACGCGAAGACGCCGAGCGCGGCGGCCACGCCCACCAGGGTCACCGCCACCGGGGCGCCGGTCACTCCGGCCGCCGTCACCGCGGCGAGCAGGACCAGACCGACCAGGGGCCAGTGGAGCCGGCCGGCGAGCCGGGCGAGCCGGGCCTGCTCGGGGTCGGCCCCGGGCAGCCGCCGGGCGGCGAAGAGCACGCCCTGGCGGAGGCCGCCCACGACGACGACGGCCGCGCAGGCGAGGGAGAAGGGGTGGGCCAGATCGGAGAGGGCGGCCACCGGTTGCCCGTCGCCGTCCGTGGACAGCCCGCGGATCAGGGCCGCCAGGAGCGTCCCCCACGCCATGGCCAGCACCAGACTGGCGGCGGGCAGGACGACGTCCCACAGGCGGCGCCAGCCGTCGGACGGCAGCGCGGCACGGAACCACAGGGCGGCGTCCCGCAGCACCCAGGCGGCCAGCACCAGGACCATCGGGATCCGCAGGGCGGTCAGCAGCGGGCCCTCCAGCAGCGGCAGGGCGCCCAGCAGCAGGCCGGCGAAGGCGACCAGCCACACCTCGTTGGCGAGGAACAGAGGGACGACGGCCCGGCGGGCGCGCTCGCGGTCCCGCTCCGACCGGGCGAAGGGGAGCAGCATGCCCATGCCGAAGTCGATGCTCTCCAGGGCCAGGTATCCGGCGAGTAACAGGCCCGTCAGGGCGTACCAGAAGACTTCCACGGTGGCGTCCCGTCAGATGGTGGGGTCGGTCGGTCAGTAGGAGAAGCGGACATCGGCACCGCCGGGGGCGGCGGGGTCCAAGGGGTCCCGCGGGGAGTCGGGGTCCGACGGGTCCCGGGGTCCGGGCAGCGGGTCCGCCCCGCCGATGAAGGCCGCGTCGGGGCCCAGCCGGGCGTAGTGGGTGATCAGCGCCCAGTCGACGACGACGAGGAGCACGAGGACCGTCGTCAGGGCGACGACCGTGGCCAGCATGGCGCCGAAGGAGGTGTCCGACACGGCCTCCGCCACGGTGAGCTCGCCGTTCACCGCCCACGGCTGGCGGCCCACCTCGCGGGTGAGCCAGCCGCCGAGCAGGGCGATGAACCCGAAGGGGAGCAGCGCCATGGCGAACCACATCCGGATGCGCTTGCGGGACGGCGGCACGGCCGTCCGGCGGGCGGCGGTCGCCGGGATCCACGACACGAACAGCATGACGATGCCGATGAAGATCATGATCAGGGCGGGTGTCGCCACCCACTCCGGCGGCAGCCAGTCACCGGGGCCGTACTGCGCCACCTGGGCGGCGTTCAGCTCCTCCGGCGAGGGACCCTCCCCGGACACCACCGCGTGCTTGGCCGGCTGGTAGCTCTTCAGCTCGTCCAGGTGGACGAGGCCCGCCACGACGGTGACGAGCGCGCCGGCGGCCGCCAGGATGCCGCCCTGCTTCAGGGTGGGCCGGAAGAACGCGACCTCGTGGTCACGGCGCAGGTGGGAGGCGCTGACGGCGGCGAGGAAGAGGCCGGCGAGCAGGGCGACGGCGCCGGCGATGTGCACCAGCGCGTACCAGGTCGCCCCGTTGGTGAGCAGCGCGCCCCAGTCGGTGACGCGGGTGACGCCGCCGCTCGTCTCGTGGCCGACCGGCTTCTGCATGAAGCCGTTCACCACCATGATCCAGAAGGTGGAGAGGTACGCGGTGAGCGCGACCAGCCAGATCAGCACGAGGTGGGCGCGGGCGGACAGGCGCCCGAAGCCGAAGGCCCACATGCCGAGGAAGGTGGACTCCAGGAAGAAGGCGACGATGGTCTCGATGGCCACCGGGGCGCCGATGACGTTGCCCATCGCGTGCGACAGGCCGGACCAGTTCAGACCGAACTGGAACTCCTGCACGATGCCGCTGATGATGCCGAGCGCGTAGTTGATGACGTACAGGCCGCCCCAGAAGCGCACCCGCCGCAGGCCCGTGGCCCGTGCCTCGGGATCGCGGGCCCGGGTGGCGCGGGTCTGCGTCACGGCCACGACGGTGACGAGGCCCAGGGTCAGGGCGACGAAGAGGAAGTGCAGCCCGGCCGTCACGGCGAACTGGAGGCGGGCGAGGTCAGCAGTGTTCACGGGGGCGTTCCTCGCTGTGGTCGGCGGCATGCGCCCAGGAGCGGGCGACGGGTAATCGTGCGGTGGTGTGGGGGGAGCCCGCTGTCCCGGCATCGGCCGCGCGGCGCTCCCACTGACGCGACTCCATGTGCTCACCCTATCGACGAAGATCTCAACTCGGCATTCGAACACAGGAGTTGGGGTGACGCCGCGTCGTGACGCGGGCGCCACCGCCGGGTCTGGCGCGGTGCGGGTCGCCGGCCCGGGTCGTGCTACCCGGAGAGCGCCGGGCGGCCCGGCGGCTGTCAGGGTGAAGCGCCCCCGACCAGGGGGTGACGGGGGCTTCGTCTCTGAGGTTCGTCGAGCCGTGCCCGGACGTCGGCCTGT
The Streptomyces roseofulvus genome window above contains:
- a CDS encoding class I SAM-dependent methyltransferase, whose amino-acid sequence is MTRSALTSESRTLDVPGRTPPGSRADVDAGRWPDVARIPPAGPARTAVARYLVGRALRRLDLIAPPAGARPATVGPRLVLHDPDAFHRRVGRHGLIGFGESYMAGEWDSDDLAGVLTVLAGHVDELVPAPLRRLRGLWVSARPAGDRNTRDGARTNIQRHYDLSNDLFAAFLDPTLTYSSAIFRAFPARFDSLASAQHRKIDRLLDLAGAGEGTRLLEIGTGWGELALRAAARGARVTTLTLSEEQAALARERIAAAGLADRVDVQLRDYRDIEGRYDAVVSVEMIEAVGADYWPAYFTALRRALAPGGRIALQAITMGHRQMLHTAATHTFISKYVFPGGLIPSREAIAAHSAAAGLRTAADDGFGEHYAETLRLWRERFTAHRPVVTGLGFDPVFQRMWEFYLAYSEAGFRSRYLDVRQLLLTEGTPR
- a CDS encoding DUF1365 domain-containing protein; this translates as MTRTGGGVVSTAPVRGTSAALYECVITHVRRTPLHHALRHRTYLWCVDLDHLPVLPRPLRPLARFDARDHFGGTSGSLRAGLDAFLAAHGVDLGGGRVVMLAHARVFGYVFNPLSVYWCHDASGALVCVVAEVHNTYGQRHCYLLRTDEADEAAVDKEFYVSPFFAVEGRYRMRLPLPGERLALTVHLEHDTGRAFTAVVRGRRRPATVPGLLAAAARRPWSTAAVSAGIRRHGVHLLLRGLPVHPRPRSAPQKGMPS
- a CDS encoding NAD(P)/FAD-dependent oxidoreductase; amino-acid sequence: MERRKAAVVGAGVAGLTAAYVLAASYEVTLYEAEGRLGGHAHTRELPGPGGRAIAVDSGFIVHNERTYPTLLRLFRELEIGTQDAEMSMSVRCDGCGLEYAGARGPAGLFASRAALRGRYLRLLAEVPAFHRDARRLLARGAPADVTFGDFLREGGYSSYFVSHFALPLVAAVWSCPARTALSYPAAYLFAFLRHHGLLSITGSPQWKTVTGGSSAYVAAAAKSVHRVRAGSPVEAVRRTGGGALVTTGDGAGEAYDAVVIATHPDQALRLLADPTDDERRLLGAFRYSRNPTVLHTDTSLLPRSAGARASWNYRMTGCEPSTAPVRVSYDMERLQRLPAGSGYVVTLGGDDGIAPDRVVERMVYEHPVYTPASVAAQKELPRLNTGVTAYAGAWHGWGFHEDGCRSGVEAARSLGVRW
- a CDS encoding cytochrome d ubiquinol oxidase subunit II yields the protein MEVFWYALTGLLLAGYLALESIDFGMGMLLPFARSERDRERARRAVVPLFLANEVWLVAFAGLLLGALPLLEGPLLTALRIPMVLVLAAWVLRDAALWFRAALPSDGWRRLWDVVLPAASLVLAMAWGTLLAALIRGLSTDGDGQPVAALSDLAHPFSLACAAVVVVGGLRQGVLFAARRLPGADPEQARLARLAGRLHWPLVGLVLLAAVTAAGVTGAPVAVTLVGVAAALGVFASERLRTAGRPGAALLLGTAPVLALPAAVGVVNGTTVLATRSGTGALTLTEAVADSASLGLLAVVVLPVLAAIAYGQVWMWRVFAPQGPRAH
- a CDS encoding cytochrome ubiquinol oxidase subunit I, producing MNTADLARLQFAVTAGLHFLFVALTLGLVTVVAVTQTRATRARDPEARATGLRRVRFWGGLYVINYALGIISGIVQEFQFGLNWSGLSHAMGNVIGAPVAIETIVAFFLESTFLGMWAFGFGRLSARAHLVLIWLVALTAYLSTFWIMVVNGFMQKPVGHETSGGVTRVTDWGALLTNGATWYALVHIAGAVALLAGLFLAAVSASHLRRDHEVAFFRPTLKQGGILAAAGALVTVVAGLVHLDELKSYQPAKHAVVSGEGPSPEELNAAQVAQYGPGDWLPPEWVATPALIMIFIGIVMLFVSWIPATAARRTAVPPSRKRIRMWFAMALLPFGFIALLGGWLTREVGRQPWAVNGELTVAEAVSDTSFGAMLATVVALTTVLVLLVVVDWALITHYARLGPDAAFIGGADPLPGPRDPSDPDSPRDPLDPAAPGGADVRFSY
- a CDS encoding DUF1295 domain-containing protein, whose translation is MSATDWSALGVNLAATAGAALTVLLATFAVGVRRGLHRIVDIAWGIAFAAVAVVTWLLSAGHGDDGRRLLVAAATVVWGLRLAAHIAHRSRGHGEDPRYTALLDKAPGSRTLYALRVVYLGQGALVWLISLPVQAASYSSAPLDALAYGGLAVWATGLAFEAVGDRQLARFKADPANRGRIMDRGLWAWTRHPNYFGDSLVWWGLYLLACTGWQPALAVLLSPVLMTLLLTVGSGKRLLEKHMADRPGYAAYAARTSGFFPLPPRGRARRDP